The window GGTAAAAGGCTGCGTGCAGTACGATGGACTTTGCTCCGCAGAGACTGCCTATCCTTGCAGCCTGGTAGATCCTTTCCATACTGGCTTTTAATTTTTCTTCTTCCGGGGAGTTAAGGTTGATATAATAAGGTGCATGTACGCTCAGAGCTATGTTTTCTCTTTCGGCGGTTTCCAGAACGGCTCCAGCCCCTTTTTCCCTCATGCGTACTCCCTGCACGAACTCCAGTTCCATGCAGTCGAGCCCCAGTTCCCTGACACGCTCAATTCCTGCAGTACTGGTGCTGGCTTTCGTACTTCTGGGAACCCCTGCAGTCCCAAAAAAAAGTTTTTCAAACGACATGTTTTTCAAAACTTCTTTTTTAAAAAATTCCCACAAAGTCCTTTAACTGCTTTGCCCTTTCCGGAGATACCTTTTCCTCGACTACCGCTACCAGTTCCTCAAGGTCTTCGTCCAGGGACTGGACATCTTCCTTTCCTTCAAGGGCAAGCCCCACAAGGTAGTCAAGTTCTTCCGCGTTCAGCCTCTCAAGCCTTTTCCTGAAGTCTTCCGGAGATTCGGCAAACTTGTGTGATATCGGGCGCAGGATGAAAGGAAAGTGGTGCCCTGCTTCCCTTGAAATCTGATTTCCTCCTGCTTCGGGAGCAAGCTTGTTAAAAATCTCAGTGTCTTTTTGTGTGAATTCTCTGGGCATATTATCACTTTATAATCCTGTCTTGATTTATATTTGTTGAAGGGGGATATGACTCTGGTCCAAAATCTAGTGATTTTGCATTTTTCGATTGAAACACTGAATTTGCAGGAAGAATTAGTTCCTCAACTGAACTTAATATTCGGTATCTAAATACTTCAATTGAGAGAACATATTCAAAGGATTATAACCAATTACAAAATCTAGTGATTTTTAATTTTACGTTCATCACTGGATTTTGGTACTGAGTCGGGATATGCCGGAAAAATACAGCTATTTCAGACCTTAAGCCTCGGTTTTTAACCTGCCGTGCCTGTCAATCTCCCCTTTTGCAATCCTTGTGGATGAAATCGGGACTCCGTCTTCAGCCATCACATACTCAACGTACACAATTTCAAGAGGGCTTTTCCCCTTTTCCTTCCTGATGCAGTTAATTTTCAGGGCAACCGGATAGGTCTCAGGGGAGACTACTATATAGTCGAAGTCCTCCTCCAGAGTCGGCCCGTAGGGATCGTTCAGCCTTGTAACCTCATATTTTTGTATAGGAATCTCCATTTTTTTCAGGGACCCAAGCAGCCGCTTCTCCCGGATTTTATAACTCTCTACGCTGTGGCTTTTTTGTAACATTTCATCCGAAGTGAGCCCTATGTGAACTTTTCCGTCCCCTGCGATCTCAAACGCTTTTTCAATTAATCTGGCATGTCCGTCGTGAAGATACTGAAACGTACCGCCTAAGGCGACCTTTGGCATGATGGGTGATAATCTACTAAAGTAAAAAGACGTTTTGGTTTTTTTCGGTTTTCCGGGAGATTTCGCTGTTTTTCCCCTTTTGTTATTCCCTTTTCGTTTGAAAGTGTAACTGTCAGAAAAATATCTATTCTTTTCCCTCCTTTTTGCCAGGTTTTGCAGCATTATAACTGCGTTTTACAGGCGCTTCTGAATACTTTCACCCCGCTTCCTTCAGTTATATATACCTGCAAACCATAATGAAGCAACTGTCATGCACCTTATACAAACATGTGCATCCAG is drawn from Methanosarcina lacustris Z-7289 and contains these coding sequences:
- a CDS encoding phosphopantetheine adenylyltransferase; the encoded protein is MPKVALGGTFQYLHDGHARLIEKAFEIAGDGKVHIGLTSDEMLQKSHSVESYKIREKRLLGSLKKMEIPIQKYEVTRLNDPYGPTLEEDFDYIVVSPETYPVALKINCIRKEKGKSPLEIVYVEYVMAEDGVPISSTRIAKGEIDRHGRLKTEA